The window CCACCTCGTGCGGCAGCGGGACACCGCGCGAGGTGCCGTCCGGGGAGCCGTCGGCGGGCGGCTCGCGGAGGTCCGTGCCGAACTCCAGCGGCGCGCGTGCGGGCAGGGCGGTGATCTCCAGGTCGCTGACCCCGTGGCGGTTCCAGGACAGTACGGCGTGCTGCCCGTCCCGGTGCAGGCCCAGCAGTTCCAGGTCGCAGTCCGGGCGGCCGGCGGCCACGCGCTGTCCCAGCCACTCCCCGCGCGTACCGAGCCGGACCTCCAGCAACGCGGCGAACTCACGGTGGGTGTCGCTGCGCAGCCAGAGGGTCTGGCCGTCCGGGGAGAAGCCCCCGATCCAGGGGTCGCCGTCGGCCGCCCGGACGGTGCCGGTCACCGTGCGGTCCCGGCGCCTGAGGACGACGGCCTCGCGGCGTCCGCGTGGCCCCCGGCGCAGCAGGGCGAGCCTGCCGTCGCGGGTCAGGGCGCATGCGCGCAGCGTCGGTGCCCCCGCCTCTCCGGCGACCAGTTCCGGTGCGCTCGTGCCCTCCGGGTCGACGAGGTAGACGGCCAGCGCTCGCGGGGCGGCCTCGCGCGTCTGCGCGGTGTGGTCGGCCTGGACCACGGTCCGCTCCGTCTCCTGGTGGGCGGCGGTGGTGAGCGGCCTGCCGCCCAGCAGCACCGCCTGGCCGTCGCGGCCGGCCCAGCGGCCGGTGTGGGCGGGGGCGGGCAGGTCGGTGGTCGGCGGGGGCCCGTCGGGTCGCGCCCGGACGTCTCCGGCGGGCGCGGGTTCGGTGACGGTGACCGCGACGGCGGAACCGTCATGGGTCCAGCAGCCGAGGTAGGCCGACGCGCCGGGTTCACCCCCGGCCAGGAGCCGCCTTCCGGTGCCGTCGGGGCGCACGCAGAGGACCCGGGTGAGTTCCCCGCCGCCGGGGGCCGTGGTGTAGGCGATCCACCGGCCGTCCGGCGACCAGGAGACCTCCGTGACCGGGTCGGGGTCGGCGTCCAGGAGCCGGGGCTCGTCGCCGTCCACCGGGCCGGTCCACAGCTGCGGCACACCGGTGCGGTCGCAGATGAAGGCGACGTTCCGTCCGCCGGGATCCACGGACGGATACCAGCAGCTGTGCGCGGCGAGCCGCTGCGGTACGTCGTACGGGACCGAGGCGTCGGCGAGGAGCACGGGCTCCGGCGCCGCGCGGGCTGCGGTCGCGGCCGCCGTCGTGCCGGCCTCGGCGAGTGCCGTGAGGGCGGCGGCCGCCGTGCCGTCCCCGCCCGGCGCCGCGGCGTCGGTGTGCGGCGGCGGTGCCCCGGTGTCCGGGCGCGGACCGGTGGTCAGCGGATGCCGTGTGTCTGCAGCCATGTCTCCAACAGCGCTACCTGCCACAGTGTGTTCGCTCCTCGCCGGGTGCGGTGCGCGTTCGGTGCCGCGAGCAGTTCGTCGATGTGGTCCTGGCGGAAGACGCCCCGCTTGACGGCTTCCGGGGCGGTGAGCGCCTCGCGGACCCGTTGCAGCACCGGGCCCGCCATGTGCTTGATCGCCGGGACCGGGAAGTAGCCCTTGGGCCGGTCGACGACCTCTCGCGGGAGGACCTTGCGTCCGGCGGCCTTCAGGACGCCCTTTCCGCCGTCGGCCAGCTTCAGTTCCGGCGGGCAGGCGGCGGCCAGCTCGACCAGTTCATGGTCGAGGAAGGGCACCCGGGCCTCCAGGCCCCAGTCCATGGTCATGTTGTCCACGCGTTTGACGGGGTCGTCGACCATCATCACGTGCGTGTCCAGCCGCAGGTCCGCGTCGAGCGCCGTGTCGGCGCCGACGGCCGCCATGTGGGCGTGCACGAACTCGGCGGAGACGTCCCGCTCGGCCAGCATCTCCGGTTCCAGGATGCGGGCGAGCTCGGCGTGGGACCGGTCGAAGTAGGTGTCGATGTAGGCCTGCGCGGCCCGCTCCCGGGGCACGTCGGCCATCGCCGGGTACCAGCTGTAGCCCGCGAACACCTCGTCGGCGCCCTGGCCGCTCTGGACGACCTTGACCTCCTTGGCGACCTGTTCGGACAGCAGGTGGAAGGCGACCACGTCGTGGCTCATCATCGGCTCGCTCATGGCCAGCACCGCCGATTCCAGGGCTCCCGACACCCGGTCGGAGGGCACCATCAGCTGGTGGTGGTTGGTGGCGAAGTGGCGGGCCACCAGGTCGGAGTAGGGGAACTCGTCGCCCTCCTCGCCCCCCTCGGACTCGAAACCGACGCTGAAGGTGGCGAGGTCGTGCTGCCCCTCGTCGGCGAGCAGGGCGACGATGAGGCTGGAGTCCAGTCCGCCGGAGAGCAGTACCCCCACGGGCACGTCGGCCACCATGCGGCGGCGCACGGCGGTCCGCAGCGCCTCCAGCACCGCGTCCGTCCAGTCCTCGGCGTTCAGACCGGCGTGCTCCGGGCGGCGCGTGTACGGCGGCTGCCAGTAGCGGTGGTCGCGGAAGGTGCCGTCCCGCTCGATGACGCGGACGGTGGCCGGGGGGAGTTTGCGGACGCCGTTCAGGACGGTGTGCGGTGCGGCGACGGTCGCGTGCCAGCTGAAGTACTGGTGCAGGGCGACGGGGTCGAGGGAGGTGTCGACGTCGCCGCCCGCCAGGAGGGCCGGCAGGGAGGAGGCGAACCGCAGCCGGTCGAGCGTGTGCACCAGGTAGAGCGGCTTGATGCCGAGCCGGTCCCGGGCCAGCACCAGGCGGCCGGTGTCCAGTTCCGCGATCGCGAAGGCGAACATGCCGAGGAAGTGATCGACGCAGTCGGTGCCCCACTGCCGGTAGGCCTTGAGCACGACCTCGGTGTCGGAGTCGGAGTAGAACGTGTGGCCGAGCGCGCGGAGTTCGTCCCGCAGCTCACGGTAGTTGTACACGCAGCCGTTGAAGACGCCGGCGATTCTCTCGCGGGGGTCCGCCATGGGCTGGGCGCCGCTCTCCGACAGGTCGATGATCTTCAGCCGGCGGTGGCCGAGGGCCACCGGTCCCTGGGACCACAGGCCGCGTCCGTCGGGGCCGCGGGGCGCGAGTCGGTCGGTCATCCGTTCCACCGCCGCCATGTCCGGCCGCTCGCCGTCGAACCGTATCTCTCCGCTGAGTCCGCACATCAGAGGATCCCCTTCTCCCGGGCTGAGGACCGTACGGTGCGGGCCGTACGTCCGTTGCGGCGGAGCTGCCGGCCGGGCGGCCCGGTGCGGGACGGGTGCCCCGGCGATGGGTGCTCGGGAATCGGGGGGTCCTGTGGGATGAGCATGAGCTTGTTCGCACTCCTTTTTCGGACGACGGCGGCCGGCGGTTTCGGCCGCGCGGCCGGCCCGCCCGCCGATCGCGGGCGGGGCGGTCTGATCACGCGCTCGGGGTCGGGGCGGGGGGCCTGCCGGGGCGCCGGTGGGCGGCGAGGGCGTCCAGCCGTGCGGTGGCGGGCCGCCGGCCGGCCGCGGGGCGCGAGGCCGGGCGTTCGCCGCGGGTCTCGGCCACCATGAGGTCGACGCTGGCGAGGAGGTCCTCGGCCTGGGCGGCACGGCGCAGCCGGTGCGCCGCGGTACCGGTGGCCAGCGCCTCCTCCAGCAGGCCGTGCACGGTCTCCCAGTCGCCGGCCGCCTCCAGCGCGGGGCGCAGCCGGGCCAGCATGCCCGTCAGTACGTCTGGCGCCGGCGCCCCGTACCGGGTGACGGGGTCGACCAAATGTCCCTCGAGGCCCGATCGCGCCGCCCGCCAGGCAGCTGCCCGCAGCCAGTCGTGGCGGCCGTCGCAGACGGGACCGTCGGCGTGTTCCAGCTGCTCGCAGGCCTCACGCACCAGGGCCCGGAAGAGGCCCGCGACCAGCACCACGGTCTCCACGCGGGGGCAGGCGTCGCAGATCCGCAGTTCCAGGGTGTTCTGGTGGGCCGAGGGCCGGACGTCGTGGTAGATCATGCCGGCGTCGCTGATGACACCCGAGCGGATCAGTTCCGCGACCGCCTCGTCGTAGTCGGCGGCGTCCCGGTGACAGCCCGCCGGTCCGGCGGTCGGCCACCGCTGCCACAGCATGGTGCGCCAGCTGGCGTACCCGGTGTCCGTCCCCAGCCAGAACGGTGAGCTGGCGGAGAGGGCCAGCAGTGGCGGCAGCCAGGGCGACACCAGGCACATCGCGCGGACGGCGGTGTCCCGGTCGGGGACGTCCACGTGTACCTGTGCGCTGCAGATGAGCTGTTCGTCGGCGACGCGCCGGTAGTCGTCGGCCATCCGCTGGTAGCGGGGATCGGCGGTGACGTCCCGGGAGCCGAGACCGGCCAGCGGGACGGTTCCCGCGGCGACGACCGCAAGGCCCGCGGTGGAAGCGGCCGCGTCCAGGCGGCGCCGGGTGGAGGCGAGGTCCGTCCACAGACCGTCGAGGGTGTCGTGCACACCGCTGTTGCTCTCCACGACCGACCGCTGGAGTTCGCTGGTGAGGCCGGGCCTGTCGAAGCGGCC of the Streptomyces sp. 1222.5 genome contains:
- a CDS encoding prolyl oligopeptidase family serine peptidase: MAADTRHPLTTGPRPDTGAPPPHTDAAAPGGDGTAAAALTALAEAGTTAAATAARAAPEPVLLADASVPYDVPQRLAAHSCWYPSVDPGGRNVAFICDRTGVPQLWTGPVDGDEPRLLDADPDPVTEVSWSPDGRWIAYTTAPGGGELTRVLCVRPDGTGRRLLAGGEPGASAYLGCWTHDGSAVAVTVTEPAPAGDVRARPDGPPPTTDLPAPAHTGRWAGRDGQAVLLGGRPLTTAAHQETERTVVQADHTAQTREAAPRALAVYLVDPEGTSAPELVAGEAGAPTLRACALTRDGRLALLRRGPRGRREAVVLRRRDRTVTGTVRAADGDPWIGGFSPDGQTLWLRSDTHREFAALLEVRLGTRGEWLGQRVAAGRPDCDLELLGLHRDGQHAVLSWNRHGVSDLEITALPARAPLEFGTDLREPPADGSPDGTSRGVPLPHEVVTRVVPTADPDGPVVALSGSRRRPGVWWLPHGTALRTPWSSRDQDAVLAAGHPPVRPFPLHPTARDGLSLGGWYYRAPGRSPDEAAPCVLHLHGGPEEQERPVLQPLYHELLERGLDVFAPDVRGSSGHGRSFVDADLGTGRFAAIEDVADCAAHVVVAGLADPQRLAVMGRSYGGYLTMASLVWHPELFRTGVAVCGMSDLSTFFVGTEPWIAESAAHKYGHPERDADLLRALSPMSRIDALRVPVLAVHGEHDTNVPVGESRQFVRAARERGLDAELLMLREEGHDFRRADNRRLFRRTAADWIQRHLTTT
- a CDS encoding N-acetylglutaminylglutamine amidotransferase, which gives rise to MCGLSGEIRFDGERPDMAAVERMTDRLAPRGPDGRGLWSQGPVALGHRRLKIIDLSESGAQPMADPRERIAGVFNGCVYNYRELRDELRALGHTFYSDSDTEVVLKAYRQWGTDCVDHFLGMFAFAIAELDTGRLVLARDRLGIKPLYLVHTLDRLRFASSLPALLAGGDVDTSLDPVALHQYFSWHATVAAPHTVLNGVRKLPPATVRVIERDGTFRDHRYWQPPYTRRPEHAGLNAEDWTDAVLEALRTAVRRRMVADVPVGVLLSGGLDSSLIVALLADEGQHDLATFSVGFESEGGEEGDEFPYSDLVARHFATNHHQLMVPSDRVSGALESAVLAMSEPMMSHDVVAFHLLSEQVAKEVKVVQSGQGADEVFAGYSWYPAMADVPRERAAQAYIDTYFDRSHAELARILEPEMLAERDVSAEFVHAHMAAVGADTALDADLRLDTHVMMVDDPVKRVDNMTMDWGLEARVPFLDHELVELAAACPPELKLADGGKGVLKAAGRKVLPREVVDRPKGYFPVPAIKHMAGPVLQRVREALTAPEAVKRGVFRQDHIDELLAAPNAHRTRRGANTLWQVALLETWLQTHGIR
- a CDS encoding glutamate--cysteine ligase; translation: MTVRLGAEEEFHVLDVESGRLVPRAAELLGRFDRPGLTSELQRSVVESNSGVHDTLDGLWTDLASTRRRLDAAASTAGLAVVAAGTVPLAGLGSRDVTADPRYQRMADDYRRVADEQLICSAQVHVDVPDRDTAVRAMCLVSPWLPPLLALSASSPFWLGTDTGYASWRTMLWQRWPTAGPAGCHRDAADYDEAVAELIRSGVISDAGMIYHDVRPSAHQNTLELRICDACPRVETVVLVAGLFRALVREACEQLEHADGPVCDGRHDWLRAAAWRAARSGLEGHLVDPVTRYGAPAPDVLTGMLARLRPALEAAGDWETVHGLLEEALATGTAAHRLRRAAQAEDLLASVDLMVAETRGERPASRPAAGRRPATARLDALAAHRRPGRPPAPTPSA